A region of the Desulfobacter postgatei 2ac9 genome:
TTACCATTGAGTTGCAAACAGAAATTCTTAAGTCAACGGCATTGGGCGTTCAGTATCCGGCGGGAAGCATCAGGTTCGCCAAAACCGGTTTGTTGGTAGTGGGTTTTTATTTTCTGTATGTAGGTGCTGCTTGCGTCTTCCGTGATCAGGTCAAGTTCCAGAAGCCGGTATATAAAGGCTTCGGTGGAGATGCCGAACCTGTGTTTGATGCGCAGGATAAGATCCCAGGTCCAGGTGTCAGGGGTGATGCCCAGTTGGCCCACGGTGCTTCGTACTGCGGTGTCAGGCATGAGAAAGGTGGCGGCAAAATGTCTGGCAGCCCGTATGGGATTTATGGGCCGGGATTCGGATGTCGGCCCTGTATCTGGAAAAAGTGTTTCTTTTCGAATTTTCATTTGATTGAAGATCAGAATTTTGCCCAGTTCCGTGACAAGACAAAAAAGTTGTTTTTCCGGATTCTTTCGGGAGTTGATGAAAAAAAAGGCGTTCTGGTGTACGGGTTCAAAGAAAGAGAGTCCGTCAAAATTATTTGCAGGTTTCATGAAAGGAAATAAAAGCACCCGTAAACCGAAATTTTCAAAGAGTTCAAGATAATCGAATACCACGGCATCTCCCGTGCCCATGGTGGTTCTGACCTGGGCCGCAAGCTGTTCCATACCGGCATAGTCCGGTTTAAAGGGAATGGATAACGGCAGCAGGGCATGTTTCTGGACACCGAGGATCTCTTCAAGGGTATGGAAGGCTGACATCAGTTTTCTGCAGACAGACAGTAATGCCTTTGGGGGTACTGATGCGTCAGCTTCAATGGTCACATGGGCGGTATCTGTTTCTGCGGCTGCAGCCCTGGCCCGGGAGGGGTCCGGGGCAAACAGGGCGTCGATAGGAATATTCAGTGCCTGGGCCAGATTATGGATAACCGTGGCCGACGGCAGGTTCCCGCCCCGCTCAATGCGGCCCAGCGGTCCTTCCTGAATCCCGATTTTTGACGCCAGTTGTGCCAGGGTCCAGTTGCGTGACTGACGAAAAGAACGGATATTATTTCCAATGAATTTTAAGTCTTCAGACATAGAGTTATAAGAACCATATCATTCTTTTTATGTCAATAATAAAATTAAATTGATAAGAAAAACAACATTATAATTCACTAATGTACCTTTTAAAAAAATACATTGCGTATTAAAATATAGTACGTCAAAATATAAGGAACGAACAAGGTTTCAGACTGATAAGCATTTTGTGGAACGCTGGCTTTGGGTTGAAAAAAAGCGTATGAACAGAAAAAGGGGCTTGGTCATAACATCAACCCAACCTACCAAAAATTCGGATGGCCTAAAATATGACCAAGGCCAGAAAAAGGAAGAAGCGTTATGAGTTGGTTAATTTGGACGATAGTGAACTAAGAGCTGCGGCTTGACAAATGGAAAATTGAAGTTTTTCAAATTATCAACATAAAAAAATTGAAAACTCAAGAATATGTTAAAATTAAAGAAGTTAGATCTGCTTTGCCGGCAGTGTTTTATTCAGGATGAGTGGGTAGACGCGGACAGCGGCAAAACCGTTGACGTCATCAATCCCGCCACAGGTCAGGTTCTTGGTACGGTTCCTTTTTGCGGTGCAGATGAAACACAACGGGCTATTAATGCGGCCAATGAAAGTTTGGATGCCTGGCGGTCCAAAACAGCCGGAGAACGCTCGGCCATCTTGCGAAAATGGCACGATCTGCTGATGAAAAACCAGGAGGATTTAGCCGTGATCATGACCGCTGAACAGGGCAAGCCCCTGGTGGAATCCCGGGGAGAAATTTCCTATGCCGCTGGTTTTTTTGAATGGTTTGCCGAAGAGGCCAAACGGGTATACGGGGATGTAATTCCCCAGACCGTGGCTTCACAACGCCTGGTGGTGATCAAACAGCCTGTGGGGGTGGTGGCTGCCATTACCCCGTGGAATTTCCCCAGTGCCATGATCACCAGAAAGGCTGGCGCAGCCCTGGCCGCCGGTTGCACCATGGTGGTGAAGCCGGCAACCGCTACCCCTTTTTCCGCACTGGCCATTGCAAAACTTGGCCAACAGGCAGGTCTCCCCAAGGGCGTGTTCAATGTGGTGACCGGCTCATCTTCCGCCATTGGCGGGGAACTTACGGGCAACGCAAAAGTCCGCAAACTGACTTTCACCGGTTCCACCCAGGTGGGTAAAAAACTGATGCGGGACTGCGCCGGTACCATGAAGCGAATTTCCATGGAGCTGGGCGGGAACGCCCCGTTTATCGTGTTTGACGATGCTGATATTGATGCGGCTGTGGAAGGCGCCATGGCCTCCAAATTCCGCAACTCAGGCCAGACATGTGTATGCACCAACCGGATATATGTCCAGGCCGGGGTGTATGATGAATTTTGCCGGAAGCTGACAACGGCCGTGGCGGACCTTAAGGTGGGCAATGGATTTGATGACGGGGTTCAGCAGGGGCCGCTTATTGATATGAGTGCCGTGGAAATCGTGGAAAGCCATATCAAAGATGCCGCAAGCAAGGGCGGTAAAATTCTGACCGGCGGTACACGCCACGCTTTGGGAGGCAGCTTTTTTGCCCCCACCGTTGTTGCGGATGCCACCGATGATATGCGCGTGGCCAAAGAGGAGACCTTCGGTCCCCTGGCCCCGGTTTTCAAGTTTGATACGGAAGAAGAGGTGCTGCGCAAAGCCAATGATACGGAATTTGGACTGGCCGCCTATTTTTACACCAAAGATCTGGGCAGAACCTGGCGTATCGGCGAAAAACTGGAATATGGCCTGGTGGGTATCAACTCCGGTATTATCTCCAATCCGGTCGCCCCCTTTGGTGGTGTCAAAGAGTCGGGTAACGGCCGGGAAGGTTCGAAATATGGGCTGGACGACTACCTGGAAATCAAATACATGTGTATGGCAGGTATCTAAGATAACACAGGAATAATCGCCCCATGACGCTGAAAATAAACATAAAGATAAAAATATTCAATGTACTTTAGCAAGCTCTCCTGATATACTTTTTTACTCCATTTTCCCGGCGGATAAGGGGATTATTTAGAAAATTCACACATCTTTTTCACAATTTTTCGTCAATTATATCAAGTCATTCAATTATTCCTTGTTAATGTGATATTGCTCCTTGACTTTGTGCCTCAATTTGGTAGACCATTATCGAAAAGAAAAAGTATTCGACGCTATTTTTATAAAAAAGTCACCGGCAAACCCGGGGTGTCACTTACCACTTTCGTTGTGGGCCACGTTGCAGTCAAAAAAAAACAAATTGGCCCGTGCCCGCTATACCGGCCGACGCAAGGACATAGTCTGACATAATTTTTATCTGGCCCCGATGCCGGTACAATTTATGGGGGACATTATGATTCGCAAACTCATTCTGGTAT
Encoded here:
- a CDS encoding helix-turn-helix domain-containing protein yields the protein MSEDLKFIGNNIRSFRQSRNWTLAQLASKIGIQEGPLGRIERGGNLPSATVIHNLAQALNIPIDALFAPDPSRARAAAAETDTAHVTIEADASVPPKALLSVCRKLMSAFHTLEEILGVQKHALLPLSIPFKPDYAGMEQLAAQVRTTMGTGDAVVFDYLELFENFGLRVLLFPFMKPANNFDGLSFFEPVHQNAFFFINSRKNPEKQLFCLVTELGKILIFNQMKIRKETLFPDTGPTSESRPINPIRAARHFAATFLMPDTAVRSTVGQLGITPDTWTWDLILRIKHRFGISTEAFIYRLLELDLITEDASSTYIQKIKTHYQQTGFGEPDASRRILNAQCR
- a CDS encoding NAD-dependent succinate-semialdehyde dehydrogenase, translating into MLKLKKLDLLCRQCFIQDEWVDADSGKTVDVINPATGQVLGTVPFCGADETQRAINAANESLDAWRSKTAGERSAILRKWHDLLMKNQEDLAVIMTAEQGKPLVESRGEISYAAGFFEWFAEEAKRVYGDVIPQTVASQRLVVIKQPVGVVAAITPWNFPSAMITRKAGAALAAGCTMVVKPATATPFSALAIAKLGQQAGLPKGVFNVVTGSSSAIGGELTGNAKVRKLTFTGSTQVGKKLMRDCAGTMKRISMELGGNAPFIVFDDADIDAAVEGAMASKFRNSGQTCVCTNRIYVQAGVYDEFCRKLTTAVADLKVGNGFDDGVQQGPLIDMSAVEIVESHIKDAASKGGKILTGGTRHALGGSFFAPTVVADATDDMRVAKEETFGPLAPVFKFDTEEEVLRKANDTEFGLAAYFYTKDLGRTWRIGEKLEYGLVGINSGIISNPVAPFGGVKESGNGREGSKYGLDDYLEIKYMCMAGI